TGGCCCGAGTCTTCATCGTTCATAACGCCCGCATTTACGGCTGGTTTGGAGCACAGCGGAAAACTAGTCCGACAACATGTGCTAGCTAGGCCTTGACAGCATGATAAAAGACTCCCAGCCCCTCGGGATCATAAAACTCCCAGCTAGCATTTTCATACCTAACGAATACCTCATTGGCCTGTAGAGCACCCCACCAACTATTCAATGCTTCGAAAAAGATCGATGTAGTAAAATCACTGCAAAGATCGTTTGGAAAATACGATATTTCAACAGCTATTTTTTCACCTTCAGACCAATCGAGAAACAGATGAACCTGGCTTACAAAGCTATCTCTAGATTTCAGCTGTCCATGAATACAACCTTCTTCACGTTGTGTGATGTAAGACACTACACTTTCCGAAGACATTTCAACTACTTCACCGTCTTGATCTAGGAGCTCGCCATCGCTGAATTCCTCGAGAAATAGTTCAATGAACTTTCCGACACAAGCCAAAGTGGTTGGAGTAAACGTAATATCCCTAGTACTACCATCACTGTCGGTTAAATATTCAAGTACTTCAGCTTCATTCATATGAGAGCCTAACACCTTTAGCAACGGCCGAAATGTAGCGGCAAAGCCGCGTAATGTAGGTCCAGCCACGCAGTGGAGATGTTGCCTAAATTTATTAGGTGACGCCTTACTGTCACTATCTATCCTTAATTGCACATTGGGTAAAGGGAGATAAGCTATTACACACAATTTCGACTTTATGAACTGGCCCACTGTCTACAAGTGCATATGTCTTGTCCTGCGCGATAATAACCCATGAGTCGTTGCTAAGGGCGCAAACAGACCAGGGAAAGAAGCTGTGCGCCATAATGACTGACATAAAATTAAATTTCTCAATAGGCGCTAAGTGAAACGCACCAAGCTTGTCAGTTTTACCATCGGAGCTCCTACCTTCACATTGCTCGACTCCAATCCCGGCTACAACGCGTACGGGCAGGTTTTTCTTAGGTGATCCTGATTCACTAATAACACCTGATATTTCAGGAGTAAGATTACTGTAATGCGGGATTGGGACACACCCAGTCAAACCAAGAAGCAATAGTAATGTTAAAACTCGCACTCTAGTCACCTAACTTTTATTTAACTAAGTTGGTCATAGAACAATTCTTTGTCTTTCCAAGGATCCTGATAGGCATCTAGAATATGCTCAATAACTGGAATAGCTCTAAAGTCAGGGATACTCTGTGCCTCTCTTAACTGTTTTTCTAAATGAGCTTTGTACCTCTTTAGCCTAAGGTGATACATGCAAACCTGCGCCAGCTCCCAGGTACACTCTTTGAAAATATCGAAATCCTCGATAAATGTCTCTTCAAAATCCTCTTTGACAGTATCTTTGAGTTTATAGAGCTCCAGTATCTGTTCACAGAAAGGGACTAAGTCTGGATTTCCCAAAGATTCTGGTGCAGCAAAAACGACTTCAGACTTTCTGAAGATTTCTCTTAGCTTTGACCTAATACCTGAATCCATATTCACAGTTAACGCCTTTAGCACCGGCAGCCTGCGCGAAGCGCGTTGTTAGGCAGTCCAGCCACGAAGTGGCGAGGGTGCCTAAATTTGGTACGCCCAGCATGGGCGTGAAACAATGGGGTAAACGAGGCCGTTTCTGGACACCCATCAAAGGAAGAGCTTAAGGCGTCACAGCTATTGACACAATACTGAAAGCACAATAAAAATACTGGATATTAAAACAGTTAAATCCATACCCGATGACTCAGCCTCGCCGCTCACAGATCTCACTTGATGCGACTCCGTACTATCACTGCGTCTCCCGCTGTGTACGCAGGGCGTTCCTTTGTGGAAGAGATGATCAATTGGGGAGGGATTATGAACACCGGCGCCAGTGGATTGAGACTGGGATGCAAAAGCTAGCTGCTATCTTTGCGCTGGATATCGCTGCTTATGCGGTAATGAGTAATCACTACCATGTGGTGCTCTATATTGATGCTAAAACGGCCAGAACTTGGTCTGATACTGAGGTCATTTTCCGCTGGCAGGAATTATTTAAAGCTTCTAATTTGGCTCAGCACTTCATTCAGGGCACTGCACTGGATTGCAGTGAAAAGAACAAGCTTAAGGAGCTGATCGAGCTGTGGCGAGAGCGATTAATGGATATCAGTTGGTTTATGCGCTGCATAAACGAATCTATTGTTCGCCAAGCCAATGCAGAAGATCGCTGTACTAGCCGCTTCTGGGAGGGCGGTTTCAAGTCTCAGGGGCTATTGGATGAAAGAGCCTTGGCTGCCTGCATGGCCTATGTTGATCTCAATCCTATCCGTGCCGATATTGCAAAAAAACCGGAGGACTCGGATCACACGTCCATTCAACAGCGTGTTCGCGCTGTGATCTCAGGTGAGCAGCCTAAAGAGCTGCTACCGTTTGTGGGCGGCGAGCGCCTTAATATGCCGAAAGGGTTGCCCTTTCAATTGGATCACTATTTGGCGTTAGTAAACTGGAGTGGCCGGCATTTAGGCCCCAAAAAGCGCGGTGCCATTTCTCAAAAGACGGCCCCTATCCTTGAGTGGCTGGGCATCTCGGCAAAACACTGGCTCTATCTTAATCGGAACTTTGAAAGCCGCTTTAAAGGATTGGTGGGATCAGCAGAGGTTGTACGGCAAGCCTGTATTCAGCTCAATAAACGCTGGGCATAGGGCATAGGGCATAGGGTATAGGCGACTGCCAACGTTTCCTATCTGCAATGCCCCACTAACTCCCTCCCAACCTTTCGATGCTATTCCTTTCGGGTTGGCTAAAATCACGTAATCTTTAAACCTCAAGCATAATTTATAAAATTTCATCTTGCCCTACACCAGGCCAGGAGAAATGGCAGTCAAGGTGGAAGGCCTGTACTATTTCCGGTGTTATCTTTCAATCTGTAGGTGTCCTAGTGTTTAACACTACATTGCAGCGGCACGTTCCAGCTGGCGCCAACCCCCTTATCATATGGAATGCTTGATCATTTAGCTTATTCTTCTCTTTTTGTCACTAACTCACTTGTAAATAATTACTGCATTTATCATAAGTGAAATTAAAGTATAAAGCTTATTGAAAATGATATCGTAGTAGTCCATTCAATCATGGTATGTTCCCGTAGGTTTTAATTATCTCGTGAATAACTCCTCAATACCTGCACAGCTTTGCCGCATCCGATGACGTAGGCGCGAAATTAATTGATTTGTTATGGTCTAATCCATGCTATAAAACGAGAAATTAAACTTGGGGAGTTGTGATCTATCTCTGATTTTTTTTTAAATTCAGCGGGAGTAATTGTCACACCATGAACCAGTTGCTCTTGATTGTTTAGATGGAGAAATAGGCGACCAATAACAGTCCGATGATTCCCTGAGGAAATGTAATATTTATCATCAATTTGATAGAAAGACCAGTGTGTCTTTTCATTATCATCAAAATAGTAACTAGGATTTTTCTCTAATGCTTTAACATTTACAATAGCTCTCTTGAGTCCCTGTAATGCAACCTCTCTATTGTTCATGAAATCACCATCGGAAGTTCCTGGAATTGGCTTCAATTGACCCCACGTCTTGCCGCAGTAATCAGGGTGAGTTGTTCCAACAACTTTAGATAAATCTACACTTCCCCTTTTGGGCTCTCCTACATTGATTTTGCCTCTCTCCAGAAACAACAGAACATCGTTTGAAAATGGTATGTTTTCAAGACTTATCTCTTCAATAAAGGTATTCCATGCCACTTATACAATCTCCGTTTAGTACATAACATATTTAGCATCCACGTCGTAGGCGTCTGGTGCCTAAACTTGGTACGCCCAGCATGGGCGTGAACTAATAGGGTAAAAGTCCCCTGTAGGAAGATCACCATTAAATGCTAACTACTAACGAATGGCAACTGTAACACTGTAAGGTCTTGTGGTGAGGGGGCCGCTAGTAAAGTACGTGCTGAGGAACAGAACATCCTTGAAGCTGAGGTGGCCAAGAACTCCGAAGCCATGTGATCTATCGGATAGAGTAAATGATTCGGGGGTATAGTGAAAGTTCACGTTCTTATCTGGGGAAATCTGTTTAGCTTGCTGCTGTAAAGCTGACAGCGGGACTCATAAGTGAGCTCCACTGCGGAGAAAGAAAAAATAGATAGTAGAGCACAGCATTGTCTAGGTCACTAATGGCCAAGATGATTAAAGAGAAATTAGTCGATGGAATAGTGGTCTAATGCCATGACTATTGTCTTTTATATGATGTAGAGTTACACGAGACTATCGTTGGGTATAAATTCAATTTCTTAGGCGATGAATGGTACGGTAGCCGGTAGCAAGGAACTACCGACTACTCGATTTATGCTGAAGCCTTGGCCTCGAAAGAAACACCGTTGAAATTATTAGCTTGAATCAGGTCTTTTAGGTATGAATTACAGAATATTGTTGAAAAATTATCTTCTTTAATTTTGAAAGCTAGAATTTGCTCAGGCAAATCTTTTTTAAATACAGGGCGCGATACACTCCCATAACGATTAAAAGATGATTGGCCATGATCTAGAGCATCTAATGATTGTGTAACATTCCATAACCAAAAAGTTTTATTGTTATATGTTATGGTTAATAGCTGTCCAAACTTTTCCAGTTCTTCGCCTATTATAACTTTCACATTATTCGATATTACTAATGATCCAGATTGAATGAATGAAAAATCTTTTATCTCGCATTCATCCTCTAACGATACTTCAAGAGAATGAGGCCACTCTAACTCTTTCCCTTTAGATAGTAGAGAACCATGGGTTTCTATGGATCTAACTTCATCTTTTGGAGTGAACGTACAATTGTTGTCATCAGATAGTTCAATTGTATAAATTGTCATAAATGGCCGTTTCGGGACACCCATAAAGGGTAGAGCTTAAGGTGTCTCAGTCATTGACACAATACGGAAATCACAATAAAAATAATGGATACTAAAATAGTTAAACCAATTCCCCATGACCCAGCCTCGCCGCTCATAGATCTCTCTTGATACGACTCTGTACTATCACTGCGTCTCCCACTGTGTACACAGAGTATTCCTTTGTGGAAGAGGGGAGGGATTATGAGCACCGGCGCCAGTGGATTGAGGCTGGGATGCAAAAGCTAGCTGCTATCTTTGCGCTGGATATCGCTGCTTATGCGGTAATGAGTAATCACTACCATGTGGTGCTCTATATCAATGCTAAAACGGCCAGAACTTGGTCTGATACTGAGGTCATTTTCCGCTGGCAGAAGCTATTTAAAGCTTCTAATTTGGCTCAGCGCTTCATTCAGGGCGCCGCACTGGATTGCAGTGAAAAGAACAATCTTAAAGATCTAATCGAGCTATGGCGAGAGCGATTAATGGGTATCAGTTGGTTTATGCGCTGCCTAAACGAATCTATTGCTCGCCAAGCCAATGCAGAAGACCGCTGTACAGGCAGCTTCTGGGAGGGCCGTTTCTAATCTCAGGCGCTATTGGATGAAAGAGCCTTGGCTGCCTGTATGGCCTATGTCGATCTCAATCCTATCCGTGCCGATATTGGAAAAACCCCGGAGGACTCCGATTACACGTCCATTCAGCAGCGTGTTCGTGCTGTGATATCAGGTGAGCAGCCTAAAGAGCTGCTACCGTTTGTGGGCGGCGAGCGCCTTAATATGTTGAAAGGGTTCCCTTTCGGCTGGATGACTATTTGGCACTAGTAGACTGGAGTGGCCGACATTTAGACCCCAAAAAGCGCGGTGCCATTTTTCAAAACGCGCCCCCTATCCTTGAGCGGCTGGGCATCTCAGCAAAACACTGGCTCTATCTCAACCGGAACTTTGAAAGCCGCTTTAAAGGCCTGGTGGGATCAGCAGAGGCTGTACGGCAAGTCTGTATTCAGCTCAATAAACGCTGGGTACATGGCATAGGCGACTGCCAACGTTTTCTTTCGGCAAGCCCTTCCTAATTCCCACCCTGCCTTTCGATACTATTCCTTCCGATTTGGCCAAAATCACGCAATTTTCATACCTAAAGCATAATTTTTTAGTATTTAACTTTGCCCTATACCAGACCAGGAGAAATGCCCGTCAAGGTGGAAGGCCTGTACTTTTTCCTGTGTCATATTTCAATCTGTGGGTGTCTTAGTGTTTTTAGTGTTTCTTATACCGTGAGGTGTTGTGGGGAGGAAGCTGCTAGCAAAACTATGAGCTTACGAACAGAAATATCCTATAAGGTTTAGCATGAAGGTGAGGTAGCCAGGGACACTGAAGCCAAGTAATCTGTGGTGTGGTAGCCGGCAGTTAGAAACTACCGGCTACCCGATTTATGACATGCTAATTCAAATCCTGTTAATTCTTAGGTCTTCAGTTAGCTGACAATAATTGACATAAATTCTTTGTACAGAGTCTACCCTAAGCGCCGATTTATAACATCGAGTGAGCGCTAGTAGAGTTGGAGCTTATTGTTTGGTGAATTTACCACTACCCGCCGCAGTACCCGATGCAATATTTGGCCCACCACCAACGAAACTTCCTACTCCTCCGAATTCTAAAATAGTGCCTACTAAGGTGGTCTGAAATAGAAAATGCATATCCCCTTTAGTGATAAGTTGAGCAGGAGATAAACTGGATACGCCCCCACCATAACTAACACCACCTGCACCAATGATTAATCCACCTCCATTACCTTCGAATCTAAGTACTTCACCAGATTCAAATGTGAGAGTCATAACCACGTGTGTATACCCAATTCCACTTACTATAATTGCCAAATCTCCAGAGAAGGCATACTCTGCTGACGCAATCGAGAATTCTTTTTGCACATCTTCCGGTAGATTTTCAAGGTTTGTACGTAGATTTTTTCTTTGCTCTCTTGCTAGTTCAATAAAATTGGTTTCGGTAGTCATTTTAAGCCTCCAAGCTTATAAGTTAATATATGAAATTCAACTAAAATTACTGCCATCCGAACATAGATATTTATCGGTGAAATAAATATCACAGGATATTATAGTCATAACATTTATATGGTGATCATTTTTGCCGCTATTATTATGACTGATCTCGCAGAATTGATTTCTACGCCAAAGCGAAAACTTTTATTTGAAATCATAGGATTAAAGCATTCTGACACGTTCGTGCAGGCTGCAAGAATTATCACTTTGGCCACTATCCCGATTTTAACGTTAGCCCGTAATCCATTGATTTAACAATTTTTTGGTGTGTCTTCTTGCTCCCCTATTTAACAGTCAATATGATCATGAATCCCTAAGCTGGCACTCACCAAATTTCATAAGTCGGTAATAGTTTAGGGAGTTGTTGAGGTATCGGGGTAGGGTGGGGTACAGGTTCTAAGAGTGGATTAGTGTGGGTTGCTTAAGAGGTGTTTCTCATAATGGACGCTCTGGATCAGATTGGTCTCTTTACGCCTAAGTGTTCCCATCTCTTTACTTTCTAGGTCAGTGGCAAAATTTAGAAAGGTTGTATCCTGAGGGATAAGAACAACGGGCTGCGCTTTGATCCTTTCAAGAGTTGCCGATTTATGGCCACTCATAATAGAGTCAAAGTTGACTTTACCATTTTCGATAAAGCCATAAGCCGCAAACGTTTCTGCCCAAGTTTTGTTTGCGCAGGGAATACTGTTCTTTGGATCGGATCTTAAACTACTAAGAATATTGGACAAGTGTTTATTCAAGCGTGTATCACCCATATCTTGATTTTTTCTTTGTCCATGACCCAGTCCCGCATAATAATCTGATCAAGTCTGAAATTCTTACCAGATTAAACTGTAACTTATTGATTTTCTTGGTGAAACTGGAAAAACTTGTGTATAAAACTTAGCGCCAAAACGGAGGTCCCAGCCGCGTAGCAACGCCATGATTTGTTTGGTACGCTCAGCATGGGCGTGAACTAATGGGGTGAAAGTCCCTTGTAGGAAGATCACCGTTTAATGGACTTCATTGAATGCTAACTACTAGCGAATGGCAACTACAATACCGCGAGGTCTTGTGGAGAGGAAGCCGCTACCAAAACTACGAGCTGACGAACATATCCTATAAGGCTTAGCCTGGAGGTGAGGTGGAAAAGGATACCGAGGCCATGTGATCTAACGGGTAGAGTAAATGGGGCCGTTTCTGGATACCCATCAAAAATAGAGCTTAAGGCGTTACAGTTATTGACACAATATGGAAAGCACACAAAAACATTGGATATTAAAATAATAAAACCCATGCCCCATGATCTAGCCCTGCAGCTTACAGATCTCTCTTGATACGACTGTACCCGAAGCATTCCTTTGTGGAAGAGGGGAGGGATTATACGCACCGGCGCCAGTGGATTGAGCCTGGATTGCAGTGAAAAGAACAAGCTTAAGGAGCTTATCGAGCTATGGCGAGAGCGATTAATGGATATCAGTTGGTTTATGCGCTGCCTAAACAAATCTATTGCTCGCCAAGCCTATGCAGAAGACCAGTTGTACTGGCCGCTTCTGGGAGGGCCGTTTTGAATCTCAGGCGCTGTTGGATGAAAGAGCTTTGGCTGCCTGCATGGCCTATGTCGATCTCAATCCTATTCGTACCGATATTGCAAAAACCCCGGAGGACTCCGATCACACGTCCATTCAGCAGCGTGTTCGCGCTGTGATCTCAGGTGAGCAGCCTAAAGAGCTGCTACCGTTTGTGGGCGGCGAGCGCCTTAATATGCCGAAAGGGTTGCCCTTTCAATTGGATCACTATTTGCCGTTAGTAGACTGGAGTGGCCGGCATTTAGACCCCAAAAAGCGCAGTGCCATTTCTCAAAACACGCCCCCTATCCTTGAGCGGCTGGGCATCTCAGCAAAACACTGGCTCTATCTTAATTGGAACTTTGAAGCCGCTTTAAAGGCCTGGTGGGATCAGCAGAGGCTGTACGGCAAGCCTGTATTCAGCTCGATAAACGCTGGGTACATGGCATAGGCGATTGCCAATGTTTCCTTTCGAAGCTATTCCTTCCGGTTGGCCAAAATCACGCAACTTTCAAACCTAAAGCATAATTTTTCAGTATTGCACTTTGCCCTATACCTGATCAGGAGAAATGGCCTTCAAGGTGGAAGGCCTGTATTTTTTCCTATGTTATATTTCAATCTGTGGGTGTCCTAGTGTTGCCGTTACGGATAGGGAAGCGCCCATTGCGGACCCGCATGATGGGTGGTGTGGGGGCCGGTAGTTAGAAACTACCGGCTACCCGATTTAGCATTGAGACTCGTCCCCCGTAGCAAATCTTACGTACCAGTAGTCTCGATTCTTTCCTATTTCTAAACTTGTTTCTTTATACAATCTGTTCCAACAAAACACTTTTTCCCCTTTTTTCCTGCGTGAATAAGGATTTGGTGGATTGTTGGCAATTTCGGTTAGGAACGCATCTGGAGAACCTAGCGCTTCTACCGAAACGTTGTATATTTTTTCAAATAGTATTTTTGCTCTTTCAAATTCAACCTCCATTGTAAAGAAAACCACATCGTAAAGCCCGGCATCTTTAAAACATTGAATCTTTAAATGCCCCTCTTTCCCGAAATACTCTTTACCAATAAATATTTCACCATCATTTTTTAGAACCGGATCGAAACCCTCTTCCTTTAATCCCCTTAGGAGGCTTTCACAGGAGTCTCCCATTCCTGCTTCTACCAAGGTGAGTGCAAAAGAACAAGAAGAAAACAATAATAATGTCGTAAATAATAGTTTTTTCATGATTGCATGCTAACGCGGGTGTAGAAAAACTCACCCCACTTTTCATATTATGGTTGTACGTAAAAAATTGAGTTTTTGTCAGTGAAAACTCAGCCAGATTTCACGCAGGAATACGATTTTTGTTCGATATTTAATCAATCTCAATCTCTCACAAGTATAATTTATTTTTTCTACAGTCTGAACGCCTCAAACAGCGGCAGTTTTGGAGCGGCGAAGCCGCAGAAAAGCTGTCTAGCGCACGAAGTGCAGCGTTGCTGCTTTGACTTGGTACGCCCAGTATGGGCGTGAACTAATGGGGTGAAAGCCCCCTGTAGGGAGATCACCATTTAATGGATTCCATTAAATGCTAACTACTAAGGAATGGCAACTACACACCATGGGGCCTTGTGGGGGAAGCCGCTAGTAAAACTGCAAGCTGACAAACAGAAGCATCATATAAGGCTTAGCCTGGAGGCGAGATGACTAAGGATACCGCTGCTATGTGGCTAATGGGCTGAGCTAATGATGTAGTCGTGTATTGAGAGTTTACGTTCTTATTTGGAGAGATCTGTTTAGCTTGCTGCTATCCGCGTGACCAATAAGTCACAATAAGGTCCAACCCACTAGCCTCGATTCAGGAAGCCCACGTTATAGCCTATGTAGAGCAGCCGATCGGTGCCATTTCTCAAAAGACGCCGCCTATCCTTGAGCGACTGGGAATCTCAGCAAAACACTGGCTTTATCTTAATCGGAACTTTGAAAGCCACTTTAAAGGCCTGATGGGATCAGCAGAGGCTGTGCGGCAAGCCTGTATTCAGCTCAATAAACGTTGGGCATATGGTATAGGCGACTGCCAACGTTTCCTTTCTACAACGCCCCACTAATTCCTTCCCAACCTTTCGATACTATTCCTTCCGGTTTGGCCAAAATCACTAAGTTATAAACCTCAAACATAATTTTCCTGTATTTAACCTCTTCCAGCTCCAGACAGGAAAAATGGCCGTTAAAGTGGAAGGCCCGTACTACTTCCGGTGTCGTCTTTCAATCTGTGGGTCCCCTGGTGTTGCTTGTGAATTTTTCCAAAAGATGGGGTTGATCTCGTTACGTGGTTGTTGGATGAAAATTCATAACAGGTAGCGCACCACCCATTGCGGAGCCGCACGATGAGTGGTGTGAGGCCGGTAGTTAGAAACTACCGACTACCCGATGTATGGTTACACATCTGGATTATCCGATATTTTTTCGAGGATAATGCTATATAATGCGAAGTCATTTGAGATTTCGACTGCATCATCACTTTCAGGGTCTAGGATACTCTTTCTTTTTTTATATTTTCCATTGTTTGTTTTACAGAGTAGCGTATAAGCCTTAATTCTTGTATTCCAAACATTACATAGCTCCTCGATTTCCATATTCTTTAATATGGATGGCATTTTTCTCTGCCCAATTTAGCAATATTTTTTTCCATTCATCTAATTTAATGGGCTTTAACGAACGGATCGTATAGTGTCCTTTAAATACACCATTTGTTAAATCTTTTGAGACTGTAACCCTGGAGGCAACTCAGTTTTGGGTGGGATGACCCACCAATCAGGACTGAAGTCCATTTTCGGCTTGTCGAAAAGACTGACACCGCCAGATGTGTGATCAACTACCCCAGTTTCAGAGTTGATTTTTATATCGTATGTTTGATCCCCTGTTCTTGGGGGCATTGTACGAATATAGTCAAAATTTGATTTAGTTGGTGTTCCTGCCCGATATAGTTCAACAGGAGTCTTTAAATAGAACTCTATAGGTGTATGCACTATTTTCTCCTTAGGTTAGTTAGTATTTTCCATAACGCTTTAATGACGTGCCCCATTGATTAACTTGGTACGCTTAGCATGGGCGTGAATTAATGGGGTGAAAGTCCCCTGTAGGAAGATCACCATTTAATGGGTTCTATTAAATGCTAACTATTAGCGAATGGCAACTGCAACACCGTAAGGTCCTATGGGGAGGAAGTCACCACCAAAACTACGAACTGATGAACAGAAATATCATATAAGGCTTAGCCTGGAGGTGAGGTGGAGAAGGATACCGAAGCCATGTGATCTAACGGGTAGAGTCAAGGATGCAGTTGTGTAGTCAAAGTTCACGTTCTTATCTGGGGAGATCAGTCATAACTTGCTGTTATGAAGCTGTCAGCGTGGCCGCTGATTCATAAATAGGCCCACCACCATTGCGGGGATAGAAAAAAGTGGTGGGAGACAGCAGCGCTTCGGTCAGCAATGATCAAGACGATTAAAACTGAAGTGAGCCGATGGCATAGTAGTTCTTATTAGATTTTGCTACCAAGTTTTTTGCCTAACTTAATATCTAATTGGTACAAAATCCTATCCGCATCCTCAAAAGGAAGAGTGTCTGAAGATATTTCATGAATTCTATCTATATAATTGAAATAGATGTTAATTGATTTATTTAAATACCCTTCAGTAATCTTTAGCGGCTTTGTTGGATATTTCGGATCGCCCGGAAAGAGAACGCGATATGCTCTGTCATCAATTATTTGGAATGCTCTAGGATTCAGGAATCTCAATACGGTACTTGCCATTGGAAGAGCTATACCAGAGGTTTTTAACAGGCTTCTTATAATTTCTCTAGCTTGCTCATGTTGACCGGGCTCTATATTAGAGACCTCTTTGAGAGTATTAATGAGATCGCCTGATATATATGGAAACCTATTCAATTTCCAGAGGACGATCTTGAAGAATGTTTCATTATTGAGGCATTCAGGAT
This DNA window, taken from Microbulbifer sp. VAAF005, encodes the following:
- a CDS encoding DUF1629 domain-containing protein yields the protein MTIYTIELSDDNNCTFTPKDEVRSIETHGSLLSKGKELEWPHSLEVSLEDECEIKDFSFIQSGSLVISNNVKVIIGEELEKFGQLLTITYNNKTFWLWNVTQSLDALDHGQSSFNRYGSVSRPVFKKDLPEQILAFKIKEDNFSTIFCNSYLKDLIQANNFNGVSFEAKASA
- a CDS encoding transposase; protein product: MQKLAAIFALDIAAYAVMSNHYHVVLYIDAKTARTWSDTEVIFRWQELFKASNLAQHFIQGTALDCSEKNKLKELIELWRERLMDISWFMRCINESIVRQANAEDRCTSRFWEGGFKSQGLLDERALAACMAYVDLNPIRADIAKKPEDSDHTSIQQRVRAVISGEQPKELLPFVGGERLNMPKGLPFQLDHYLALVNWSGRHLGPKKRGAISQKTAPILEWLGISAKHWLYLNRNFESRFKGLVGSAEVVRQACIQLNKRWA
- a CDS encoding transposase DNA-binding-containing protein, whose product is MGDTRLNKHLSNILSSLRSDPKNSIPCANKTWAETFAAYGFIENGKVNFDSIMSGHKSATLERIKAQPVVLIPQDTTFLNFATDLESKEMGTLRRKETNLIQSVHYEKHLLSNPH